Proteins encoded together in one Oncorhynchus mykiss isolate Arlee chromosome 7, USDA_OmykA_1.1, whole genome shotgun sequence window:
- the znf76 gene encoding zinc finger protein 76, whose translation MESLGLQAVALSDGSTAYIEQAIKDGNLVEGDTIQLEDGTTAYIQQVTVQQKEPLPFEDGQAVQLEDGTTAYIHHTPKDGYDPSAVEAVQLEDGSTAYIHHPSGLQTGSTILTLQPGGGLEELATDDTVDTDTITTLENYAKMTGSEVEVDETMSSTNGLQDIEPIVQVMGSWGSPKGQQTAEKTFRCDYEGCGRLYTTAHHLKVHERAHTGVRPYRCDVLTCGKAFATGYGLKSHLRTHTGEKPYKCPEDMCFKAFKTSGDLQKHVRTHTGEKPFKCPFEGCGRSFTTSNIRKVHIRTHTGERPYMCPEPSCGRGFASATNYKNHMRIHTGEKPYLCTVPGCGKRFTEYSSLYKHHVVHTHCKPYTCNHCGKTYRQTSTLAMHKRTTHGDFEATEDGEEAVDDQSQASFLEGAEQKEDGSDSQVIIGSQVGLSTEDLQALSTAITMVTQDGTTISLPTHQTDMAAMGHHHITMVTGEGKELQPVAIVTSEGIMTGGLQGSGPHYQQVALLATANGTQIAVQLEEQQTLEEAISMATAAIQQGGLVQDEDT comes from the exons ATGGAGAGTTTGGGATTGCAGGCTGTTGCCCTCAGTGATGGCTCCACAGCCTACATTGAACAAGCCATCAAAG ATGGCAACCTAGTGGAAGGCGATACTATTCAGTTGGAGGATGGTACTACAGCCTACATTCAGCAGGTTACTGTACAGCAGAAAG AGCCCTTGCCATTTGAGGACGGCCAGGCAGTGCAGCTGGAGGACGGGACCACGGCATACATCCACCACACACCCAAAG ATGGGTATGATCCCAGTGCGGTGGAGGCGGTGCAGCTGGAGGATGGCAGCACGGCGTACATCCACCACCCCTCAGgcctgcagactggcagcaccATCCTGACTTTGCAGCCAGGGGGTGGCCTGGAGGAGCTAGCTACAGACGACACCGTGGACACAGACACCATCACCACCCTGGAGAACTACGCCAAG ATGACGGGGTCTGAGGTGGAGGTGGATGAGACCATGAGCAGTACCAATGGACTGCAGGACATAGAGCCTATTGTACAGGTGATGGGGTCGTGGGGTTCCCCTAAGGGTCAGCAGACGGCTGAGAAGACATTCCGCTGTGACTACGAGGGCTGTGGACGTCTctacaccacagcacaccacCTCAAG GTGCATGAGAGGGCTCACACAGGTGTCCGGCCATACAGGTGTGATGTGTTGACGTGTGGAAAGGCGTTTGCTACAGGTTACGGCCTGAAGAGTCACCTAcggacacacactggagagaaaccataCAAGTGTCCTGAAGACATGTGCTTCAAGGCCTTCAAAACCTCCGGAGACCTCCAGAAGCATGTCcgcacacacacag GTGAGAAGCCGTTTAAGTGTCCGTTTGAAGGTTGTGGTCGTTCCTTCACCACCTCTAACATCAGGAAAGTCCacatcagaacacacacaggagaacgCCCGTACATGTGCCCTGAACCATCCTGTGGACGAGGCTTTGCCAGTGCTACCAACTACAAGAACCACATGAGAATACACACAg gggAGAAGCCCTACCTGTGTACAGTCCCTGGTTGTGGGAAGCGATTTACAGAGTACTCCAGCCTGTACAAGCACCATGTGGTTCACACACACTGCAAACCTTACACCTGCAACCACTGTGGCAAAACTTACAGACAGACCTCCACGCTGGCCATGCACAAACGCACCACGCACGGAGACTTTGAGGCCACAGAGGACGGGGaag AAGCGGTGGATGACCAATCACAGGCCTCCTTCCTGGAGGGGGCGGAGCAGAAAGAGGATGGGTCGGATTCCCAGGTTATCATTGGTTCTCAG GTGGGTCTGTCGACAGAGGACCTACAGGCACTCAGCACGGCCATCACCATGGTAACGCAGGACGGCACAACCATTTCCCTGCCGACCCACCAGACAGACATGGCCGCCATGGGACACCACCACATCACCATGGTTACAGGGGAGGGCAAGGAGCTGCAGCCA GTTGCCATAGTGACATCGGAGGGTATTATGACAGGCGGCTTGCAGGGCTCCGGCCCTCACTACCAGCAGGTCGCACTGCTGGCCACGGCTAATGGCACCCAGATTGCTGTTCAG ctggagGAGCAGCAGACGTTGGAGGAGGCCATCAGCATGGCGACAGCTGCCATCCAGCAGGGAGGGCTGGTTCAGGACGAGGACACATGA
- the LOC110528372 gene encoding ADP-ribosylation factor-like protein 8A — MIALFNKLLDWFKQLFWKEEMELTLVGLQYSGKTTFVNVIASGQFSEDMIPTVGFNMRKITKGNVTIKLWDIGGQPRFRSMWERYCRGVSVIVYMVDAADPEKIEASKNELHNLLDKPQLQGIPVLVLGNKRDVPGALDEKELIERMNLSAIQDREICCYSISCKEKDNIDITLQWLIQHSRTRKTTT; from the exons ATGATAGCCCTCTTTAACAAGCTGTTGGACTGGTTCAAACAGCTATTTTGGAAGGAAGAGATGGAATTGACACTGGTCGGTCTGCAGTATTCGGGAAAGACAACCTTCGTGAACGTGATAGCG tcAGGACAGTTCAGTGAGGACATGATTCCTACAGTGGGCTTCAACATGAGGAAGATCACCAAGGGCAACGTCACCATTAAG CTGTGGGATATTGGGGGTCAGCCTCGATTCCGGAGCATGTGGGAAAGATACTGCCGAGGTGTCAGTGTCATTGT ttacaTGGTAGATGCTGCAGACCCAGAGAAGATTGAGGCCTCGAAGAACGAACTACACAACCTCCTAGACAAACCCCAGCTACAGGGGATCCCA GTACTGGTTTTAGGGAACAAAAGAGATGTTCCAGGTGCCTTGGATGAGAAGGAGCTGATTGAGAGGAT GAACCTGTCAGCCATCCAGGACAGAGAGATCTGCTGTTACTCTATCTCCTGCAAGGAAAAAGACAACATTG ACATCACACTACAGTGGCTGATCCAGCATTCCAGAACCAGGAAGACAACAACATGA
- the c7h6orf89 gene encoding bombesin receptor-activated protein C6orf89 homolog isoform X2: protein MGTTLSEPCIYDKLSESIDILRQSGYRYGMSEREIEKFIKQVLETNEPRRDPPQFPILRATIKFVVAVGFLVVVVLAFTYPQTRPQLGVTYTGGHNWSSPLSHIRLLALPIAKKYNLQGFHEWWSAGALQQGLVNCSGCAEVSSVLEVPETLRESAAMRRGPQPVLLKGGESLCLQRQQLEELYSAHSSSMSILLEEDNLLSHDEGFPQGPANFTLLWRFASGAREKVLRWLFPKAELCPLLDSAGTTLQRCLVTHSANSQSRGVRVLGWLVVGEGLPTVRVVPVHRCQKHCSSFNLWLGPGDMDLRQLDDYKQGGTTLGLGDVCW from the exons ATGGGCACCACACTGAGTGAGCCTTGCATCTACGACAAGCTGTCTGAGAGCATCGATATTCTCCGCCAGTCGGGGTATCGCTATGGCATGTCAGAGCGGGAGATCGAGAAGTTTATCAAACAAGTCTTGGAGACCAACGAGCCTCGAAGAGACCCACCACAATTCCCCATCCTTCGAGCCACCATCAAG TTTGTGGTAGCAGTAGGCtttctggtggtggtggtgctggccTTCACCTACCCCCAGACTCGGCCCCAGCTAGGTGTGACGTACACGGGGGGACATAACTGGTCATCCCCCCTCAGCCACATCAGACTGCTGGCTCTGCCCATTGCCAAGAAATACAACCTGCAAG gtTTCCATGAGTGGTGGAGTGCAGGGGCTCTGCAACAGGGCCTGGTCAACTGTTCTGGCTGTGCTGAGGTGTCCTCTGTGCTGGAGGTCCCTGAAACACTCAGAGAGTCTGCAGCCATGCGCAGAGGTCCACAGCCTGTGCTGCTCAAG GGTGGGGAGTCTCTGTGTCTGCAGAGGCAGCAGCTAGAGGAGCTCTACTCAGCCCACTCCAGCTCCATGAGTATACTACTGGAGGAAGATAACCTACTGTCACATGATGAGGGTTTTCCACAGGGCCCTGCAAACTTTACCCTGCTCTg GAGGTTTGCATCTGGTGCCAGAGAGAAGGTGTTGAGGTGGCTGTTCCCCAAAGCTGAGCTATGTCCTCTACTGGACAGCGCTGGAACAACACTGCAGCGTTGCCTGGTCACGCATAGTGCCAACTCTCAGAGCAGA gggGTGCGTGTGCTGGGCTGGCTGGTGGTAGGAGAAGGGCTACCCACGGTTCGAGTGGTCCCTGTCCACCGCTGTCAAAAACACTGTAGCTCCTTCAACCTCTGGCTGGGACCGGGAGATATGG ATCTGCGGCAACTGGATGATTATAAGCAGGGAGGGACCACACTCGGGCTGGGAGATGTGTGTTGGTGA
- the c7h6orf89 gene encoding bombesin receptor-activated protein C6orf89 homolog isoform X1, translated as MGTTLSEPCIYDKLSESIDILRQSGYRYGMSEREIEKFIKQVLETNEPRRDPPQFPILRATIKFVVAVGFLVVVVLAFTYPQTRPQLGVTYTGGHNWSSPLSHIRLLALPIAKKYNLQGFHEWWSAGALQQGLVNCSGCAEVSSVLEVPETLRESAAMRRGPQPVLLKGGESLCLQRQQLEELYSAHSSSMSILLEEDNLLSHDEGFPQGPANFTLLWRFASGAREKVLRWLFPKAELCPLLDSAGTTLQRCLVTHSANSQSRGVRVLGWLVVGEGLPTVRVVPVHRCQKHCSSFNLWLGPGDMVYADPRYWQMELFPGRDQNIVCDGSTF; from the exons ATGGGCACCACACTGAGTGAGCCTTGCATCTACGACAAGCTGTCTGAGAGCATCGATATTCTCCGCCAGTCGGGGTATCGCTATGGCATGTCAGAGCGGGAGATCGAGAAGTTTATCAAACAAGTCTTGGAGACCAACGAGCCTCGAAGAGACCCACCACAATTCCCCATCCTTCGAGCCACCATCAAG TTTGTGGTAGCAGTAGGCtttctggtggtggtggtgctggccTTCACCTACCCCCAGACTCGGCCCCAGCTAGGTGTGACGTACACGGGGGGACATAACTGGTCATCCCCCCTCAGCCACATCAGACTGCTGGCTCTGCCCATTGCCAAGAAATACAACCTGCAAG gtTTCCATGAGTGGTGGAGTGCAGGGGCTCTGCAACAGGGCCTGGTCAACTGTTCTGGCTGTGCTGAGGTGTCCTCTGTGCTGGAGGTCCCTGAAACACTCAGAGAGTCTGCAGCCATGCGCAGAGGTCCACAGCCTGTGCTGCTCAAG GGTGGGGAGTCTCTGTGTCTGCAGAGGCAGCAGCTAGAGGAGCTCTACTCAGCCCACTCCAGCTCCATGAGTATACTACTGGAGGAAGATAACCTACTGTCACATGATGAGGGTTTTCCACAGGGCCCTGCAAACTTTACCCTGCTCTg GAGGTTTGCATCTGGTGCCAGAGAGAAGGTGTTGAGGTGGCTGTTCCCCAAAGCTGAGCTATGTCCTCTACTGGACAGCGCTGGAACAACACTGCAGCGTTGCCTGGTCACGCATAGTGCCAACTCTCAGAGCAGA gggGTGCGTGTGCTGGGCTGGCTGGTGGTAGGAGAAGGGCTACCCACGGTTCGAGTGGTCCCTGTCCACCGCTGTCAAAAACACTGTAGCTCCTTCAACCTCTGGCTGGGACCGGGAGATATGG TATATGCTGACCCGCGCTACTGGCAGATGGAGCTGTTCCCCGGCCGAGACCAGAACATTGTTTGTGACGGTTCCACTttctga